From Streptomyces sp. TLI_105, the proteins below share one genomic window:
- a CDS encoding glycosyltransferase family 2 protein has protein sequence MVKLSVVVPFFNVQTYAPDTLTSLRANAREDFEFLLVDDCSTDGTPELLERAVREIPGAVLIRHEHNEGLATARNTGLDAARGEYIAFLDGDDWLAPGYYGRLVAAAESLRCDFLRTDHVTVTGRNRAVRRAPVPRRGEVLRPRDAILPAHRTTSVDYPYAWAGIYHRRLLDRGLLHFPHGLRTAEDRPWIWKLHREAESFAAIGELGVFYRRGVATSLTQIGDVRQLDFIRAFDQVIEETAKDSDADLLLPKAVRTYCAVISHHIGSIERFEPEVARQLKAMSAGALRRMPQGVLDEALTSMGGDRATLLRRLRRRRPAPPPTGPDREPVAGTGTGSGSGSAAGSGDSAEVAA, from the coding sequence GTGGTCAAGCTCTCCGTCGTCGTGCCGTTCTTCAACGTGCAGACATACGCCCCCGACACCCTCACGAGCCTGCGGGCCAACGCCCGCGAGGACTTCGAGTTCCTCCTCGTCGACGACTGCTCGACCGACGGGACTCCCGAGCTCCTCGAACGGGCCGTGCGCGAGATCCCGGGTGCCGTCCTGATCAGGCACGAGCACAACGAGGGCCTCGCCACGGCCCGGAACACCGGCCTCGACGCCGCCCGCGGCGAGTACATCGCCTTCCTCGACGGGGACGACTGGCTCGCCCCCGGCTACTACGGCCGGCTCGTCGCCGCCGCCGAGTCGCTGCGCTGCGACTTCCTGCGCACCGACCACGTCACGGTCACCGGCCGCAACCGCGCGGTGCGCCGGGCGCCGGTACCCCGGCGCGGCGAGGTGCTGCGCCCCCGGGACGCGATCCTGCCGGCGCACCGGACGACCTCGGTCGACTACCCGTACGCCTGGGCCGGGATCTACCACCGGCGGCTCCTGGACCGGGGCCTGCTGCACTTCCCGCACGGGCTGCGGACCGCCGAGGACCGGCCGTGGATCTGGAAACTCCACCGCGAGGCGGAATCGTTCGCCGCGATCGGGGAACTCGGCGTGTTCTACCGGCGCGGGGTGGCGACCTCGCTCACCCAGATCGGCGACGTCCGGCAATTGGATTTCATCCGTGCTTTCGATCAGGTGATCGAGGAAACGGCGAAGGATTCGGACGCGGACCTTCTTCTTCCCAAGGCCGTCCGTACGTATTGCGCGGTGATTTCCCATCACATCGGGTCGATCGAAAGGTTCGAACCCGAGGTGGCGCGTCAGCTGAAGGCGATGAGCGCGGGCGCGCTGCGGCGGATGCCGCAGGGGGTCCTCGACGAGGCCCTGACCTCGATGGGCGGGGACCGCGCGACGCTGCTGCGCCGACTGCGCAGGCGCCGGCCCGCACCACCGCCGACGGGCCCGGACCGCGAGCCGGTGGCCGGCACGGGTACGGGCTCGGGCTCCGGCTCGGCGGCCGGCTCCGGCGATTCGGCGGAGGTGGCCGCGTGA